In a single window of the Nocardioides massiliensis genome:
- a CDS encoding histone-like nucleoid-structuring protein Lsr2, producing the protein MAQKVSIILVDDIDGSEADETVRFGLDGTNYEIDLNAQHAQELRDTLATYVGHARKSGSGGRRGGGRGRSTNSSGPSAADIRAWGRENGYDVPERGRIPAELREAYDSAN; encoded by the coding sequence ATGGCGCAGAAGGTCAGCATCATCTTGGTTGACGACATCGACGGCAGTGAGGCCGACGAGACGGTCCGGTTCGGTCTCGATGGTACGAATTATGAGATCGACCTGAACGCCCAGCACGCCCAGGAATTGCGCGACACGTTGGCGACCTATGTCGGCCACGCCCGCAAGTCCGGCTCGGGTGGACGCCGCGGCGGTGGCCGGGGCCGGTCGACCAACAGCAGCGGACCAAGCGCCGCCGACATCCGCGCCTGGGGTCGCGAGAACGGCTACGACGTCCCCGAGCGCGGCCGGATCCCGGCCGAGCTGCGTGAGGCGTACGACTCCGCCAACTGA